Within Runella rosea, the genomic segment TTCGAAGCCTCTGACGTGCATCTCGAATTCATGGAAACCGAAATGTACCGCCAAAAAGCGGCGGCCCTGCGGGGTTCGGTGATGTTGTTGGGACCGATGTTGGCACGTTTCAAAAAAGGCCGTATTCCGCGTCCGGGTGGTGATAAAATCGGTCGTCGGCGCTTGGATACGCACTTTTTAGGCTTTGAACGCTTGGGCGCAAAATTTGATTACGACCCTAACGATGGCGGTTTTTATCAGGTAGACGCCAGCGGACTGCACGGCACCTATATGCTTCTTGACGAAGCCTCCGTAACGGGTACAGCCAATATCCTGATGGCGGCGGTCATGGCCGAAGGTATCACCACGATTTATAACGCAGCTTGTGAGCCGTACCTTCAGCAATTGTGCAAGATGCTCAACCGCATGGGGGCAAAAATCAGCGGCGTAGGGTCAAATTTATTGACCATTGACGGGGTATCATCATTGAATGGTACGGAGCATACCATGCTCCCCGACATGATTGAAATCGGATCGTTTATCGGTATGGCCGCCATGACAAAGAGCGAATTGACCATCAAAAATTGCTCCATTCCTGATTTGGGCGTCATTCCTGGCGTTTTTCAAAAACTCGGAATCCAGATGGAGTTTCGCGGCGACGATATTTTTATTCCTGCGCAAGACCATTACGAAGTCGAATCGTTTATCGACGGGTCTATGTTGGTGGTGGCAGATGCGCCTTGGCCAGGCTTCACCCCAGATTTATTAAGTATTGTCCTGGTAACGGCTATTCAGGCCAAGGGAACGGTATTGATTCACCAAAAAATGTTTGAAAGTCGCCTGTTTTTCGTCGATAAACTCATCGAAATGGGCGCTCAGATTATCCTTTGCGACCCGCACCGCGCTACGGTCGTGGGGCTGAACAGAGCCACGCAACTTCGAGGTATTCGCATGACTTCTCCTGATATTCGGGCGGGGGTATCGTTGTTGATTGCCGCCATGTCGGCGCAGGGAGTGAGCATTATTGATAATATTGAGCAAATAGACCGTGGTTATCAAAACATTGATACGCGCTTGAATGCCATTGGGGCAGAAATCGTGCGTTTGTAACGAGCCTACAAAATCTTAAATATATCATGAGGCAGGGGATAAATCAAAAACTGTGGTTATTATCATCGTTGGTGTTGACGGTTTGCATCGTTGCCTGTAAAAAGGAAGACACAGTTTTGCCGCTGCAAGCGTTTGGGTTTGATGGCAAAACAGCCCTCGTTTTGCCGTCGGGTAGCCTTCGTATTAAGTTTAATCAGCGTGTAACGTGGAAAACAACGGCGGGTACAGCTACGCAAACGGTTCAGGATTCTTTGGTTTATACCGCGCCGAGTTTGGTAGGAGCGCAGAGAATTACGGTCAAAAGTGAAGACAATGCCAACGATAGCTTGGTGATAAAAGTAATCG encodes:
- the murA gene encoding UDP-N-acetylglucosamine 1-carboxyvinyltransferase yields the protein MASFKIAGGRQMKGEITPQGAKNEALQILCAVLLTKEPVTIHNIPNIRDVNQLIDLLGDLGVKRTRLSNSSIRFEASDVHLEFMETEMYRQKAAALRGSVMLLGPMLARFKKGRIPRPGGDKIGRRRLDTHFLGFERLGAKFDYDPNDGGFYQVDASGLHGTYMLLDEASVTGTANILMAAVMAEGITTIYNAACEPYLQQLCKMLNRMGAKISGVGSNLLTIDGVSSLNGTEHTMLPDMIEIGSFIGMAAMTKSELTIKNCSIPDLGVIPGVFQKLGIQMEFRGDDIFIPAQDHYEVESFIDGSMLVVADAPWPGFTPDLLSIVLVTAIQAKGTVLIHQKMFESRLFFVDKLIEMGAQIILCDPHRATVVGLNRATQLRGIRMTSPDIRAGVSLLIAAMSAQGVSIIDNIEQIDRGYQNIDTRLNAIGAEIVRL